TTCCAGCTTATCGCTTGAAAATGAGGCAACTTTTTGAATAACGATCTTTTCCAGGTCTAATTCCTGTTGTAAATGACCCATATAACGTTGCATGATCACGGGAAACAGGGTTTCCAACTCCTTCATGAAAACGCCCTTTAGTTGTTTGATCGTGTTTTCTCCAATGAACATACTGATCACGGGCATTTCCTCAGCCAGTTTTTGACGCAGGAATTGTTCAATATGTTGTTCCACCACGGGCATTAGCTTCTGAATATTATCAGGATGGATCAACTTTTGCTCGATATCAGCAAAGGAGAGCAGTTCCTGACTTACCAGTTTGCCCAATTTTTCAGCGAATTGTTGTTGTCTTTTTGGAAAGATGCCTTGTATGGTAATACCCAAAATCTTTTTAGGTTCTTTTGGGTGAAACAGCATTTTAATGGCGATCCAATTGGTGAACCAGCCAATAAATGCAGAAATTACAGGGATCAGAAAAAGGATATAACTCATGTGTAGAAATTTAAAAACCTATAAGGTGTTAACTTATAGGTTTTCTAGGGGGAGAACGATGGGTCTCGAACCCACGGCCTTCAGTGCCACAAACTGACGCTCTAACCAACTGAGCTACGCTCTCCGTTTTTATGGGAGTGCAAAAATAGGGTAAAACAACATTTTATACATCATTCAATGCCCTTTTTTTTACAACGACCGTTCATCAAAACCTTTGTTAATTGGTTCTACAGAGAGCGGAAGGAGAGCTGTTTTCAGTTATTTTTGGAAAGAATCATGCAAAAATTCAAGGAATTTATGAAGAGTAGAAAAGGGTTGTTATTGCTCACCGTCGTATTGTTCGGTGCGCTTTTTTTCGCATTCCGTTATACGGGCTCAGATTATACTGATGTCGTACTTTCTCAAAGACAAAGATTATTGTCGGCAGTAGGATCATTGTTAGAGTCCCAGCATTATAGTCCGAAAAATATCAATAACGATTTCTCAAAAAAATTATTCCAGAAATTTTTAGATGACCTGGATGGAGATAAATCTTTTTTTCTTCAGTCAGACATCAATGCATTGAAGAAACATGAATTGAATCTGGATGATGAGATCAAAGGTGCGGAGATCAAATTTGCACCTGAAGCAGGTGTTATCTATGAGAAACGTTTGAATGCTGTTGCGACCTTGTACAAAGATATTTTATCAAAGCCTTTCGATTTCACTGTGGATGAAACAGCTATGCTTGACAGTGATAAATTAGGCTATGCAGCCAATGAAGCAGAACAAAAAGATCGTTGGAGAAAATTATTGAAATATTACACACTCGAGCGTTTTGTTGAATTGCAAGACCAGCGTGAACAAAATAAAGGGAAGAAAGATTTCGAAGTGAAATCAGACGAAGCTTTAGAAAAAGAAGCCCGTGAAAAAGTACTCAAAGCGATGAACAAAAGATTTGATCGCATCAAAAGTACAATCAAAGAAGAGCAGCGCTTCAACACTTATATTAACTCTGTGACCAGTTTGATGGATCCCCATACAGACTATTTCGCTCCGGTTGAGAAAAGATCTTTTGATGAACAAATGAGCGGAAGATTTTATGGAATAGGCGCCCAATTAACAGAAGATGATTATGGAGTGAAGATCGCTTCCATACAACCGGGTGGTGCTGCATTTAAATCGGGAGAGTTGTCTGTGAATGATGTGATATTGAAAGTGGCGCAAGGAACGGCTGAACCTGTGGATGTAGCCGGTTATGCTACCGAAGATGTGGTTAAATTGATCCGTGGAAATAAAGGAACAGAAGTTCGTTTGACAGTTAAAAAATCAGACGGACTTATTAAAACCATCATTTTGCAAAGAGATGAGATCGTATTGGACGAAACATTTGCAAGAAGTGCGATCGTAAATGAAGGCAATGAGAAAATCGGTTATATCTGGTTGCCTGAATTTTATGCGGATTACGAAAGAGAAAATGGGAATCGTTGTTCTGATGATGTCGCAAAAGAAATCATCAAATTAAAAAAAGAGAATATCAACGGACTAGTGATCGACCTGCGTAATAATGGCGGAGGTTCTTTGTACGAAGTGATTCAGATGGTTGGGTTGTTCATCAATCAGGGTCCTGTTGTACAAGTGCGTGATAGAGATGGTAAGGCCAATGTGTATGGTGATCAGCGTCCGGGTACTTTATATGATGGTCCAT
Above is a genomic segment from Sediminibacterium sp. KACHI17 containing:
- a CDS encoding DUF445 family protein, with amino-acid sequence MSYILFLIPVISAFIGWFTNWIAIKMLFHPKEPKKILGITIQGIFPKRQQQFAEKLGKLVSQELLSFADIEQKLIHPDNIQKLMPVVEQHIEQFLRQKLAEEMPVISMFIGENTIKQLKGVFMKELETLFPVIMQRYMGHLQQELDLEKIVIQKVASFSSDKLEDILQSILSKEFRFVELVGAVLGFIIGLLQVLLTLLT
- a CDS encoding carboxy terminal-processing peptidase, coding for MKSRKGLLLLTVVLFGALFFAFRYTGSDYTDVVLSQRQRLLSAVGSLLESQHYSPKNINNDFSKKLFQKFLDDLDGDKSFFLQSDINALKKHELNLDDEIKGAEIKFAPEAGVIYEKRLNAVATLYKDILSKPFDFTVDETAMLDSDKLGYAANEAEQKDRWRKLLKYYTLERFVELQDQREQNKGKKDFEVKSDEALEKEAREKVLKAMNKRFDRIKSTIKEEQRFNTYINSVTSLMDPHTDYFAPVEKRSFDEQMSGRFYGIGAQLTEDDYGVKIASIQPGGAAFKSGELSVNDVILKVAQGTAEPVDVAGYATEDVVKLIRGNKGTEVRLTVKKSDGLIKTIILQRDEIVLDETFARSAIVNEGNEKIGYIWLPEFYADYERENGNRCSDDVAKEIIKLKKENINGLVIDLRNNGGGSLYEVIQMVGLFINQGPVVQVRDRDGKANVYGDQRPGTLYDGPLAVLVNELSASASEIFAGAIQDYRRGVVIGSTSTYGKGTVQKTVPFGNVVDINSGRTDMGAVKLTFQMFYRINGGSTQLKGIEPDIVLPDSYEYLKIREKDVPHALPWDQIQKATYLTWHKDYGHDRVIQAENERVKENSSLNLLKDNLIWLSKLNEEPASLNVDKYKSLQKRIRSTVSQNNTLLRLKEEMNIVPPTIDQDKFFNNPDKNKGERYQAWLKALKSDMHIGETVKVLSGLASEFTKATAAVK